A portion of the Sphaerochaeta pleomorpha str. Grapes genome contains these proteins:
- a CDS encoding LacI family DNA-binding transcriptional regulator: protein MGKQVGRAEVAKSAGVSESTVSRALNDSPLISEEIKKKVREQAEILGYFPSRTATLFASNKSFTLGFVVPYYRNIMPFTRPYFPSLLDGLLLGSMDRGYNIGIVFEKHLGKYRTYNELINSHSYDGLVFAITKDDFPELDSMLEHKIPLVLVNNYHDGAASVYARPDKGMALAFEHAVTLGHHSIGYITGDLRFKNGKDRLAVFETLAAQYHLDIQIVEGNFSRSSGFEALSSFGRRPSLVMTASDRQAFGFMQACLEHGIKIPQEISVIGYDNFQLAGTSSPPLTTVDHPITEMGKLAANMVIDMIQKGTLPEQRWVDTGFMIRKSTAVCGGFQ, encoded by the coding sequence ATGGGAAAACAAGTAGGAAGGGCTGAAGTTGCAAAGAGTGCAGGGGTGTCGGAATCGACAGTATCACGTGCACTCAACGATTCTCCCCTTATCAGTGAGGAAATAAAGAAGAAAGTACGGGAACAGGCAGAAATACTCGGGTATTTTCCCTCCCGTACCGCTACGCTGTTTGCGAGCAACAAAAGCTTTACCCTCGGGTTCGTTGTCCCCTATTACCGAAACATCATGCCCTTTACCCGTCCTTATTTCCCCTCTCTGCTCGATGGTCTGCTTTTAGGCTCGATGGATCGGGGCTATAACATCGGCATAGTCTTTGAGAAACACCTAGGGAAATATAGGACCTACAATGAACTGATAAACTCCCATAGTTATGACGGATTGGTATTCGCCATCACCAAAGATGATTTCCCGGAATTGGATTCGATGCTCGAACACAAAATCCCCTTGGTACTGGTAAACAACTACCATGACGGGGCAGCAAGTGTGTATGCCCGGCCAGACAAGGGAATGGCCCTGGCTTTTGAACATGCAGTAACTCTCGGGCATCATTCTATCGGATATATAACCGGGGATTTGCGATTCAAGAACGGAAAGGACAGACTTGCAGTTTTCGAAACCCTCGCAGCGCAATACCATCTTGATATTCAGATAGTCGAAGGTAACTTTTCACGGAGTTCCGGATTCGAAGCCCTCTCCTCCTTTGGTAGACGTCCTTCCTTGGTCATGACCGCCAGTGACCGCCAGGCTTTCGGTTTCATGCAGGCCTGCCTTGAACACGGGATAAAGATCCCCCAGGAAATCTCGGTTATCGGGTACGATAATTTTCAACTTGCAGGAACCAGCTCCCCTCCGCTGACCACAGTCGACCATCCGATTACCGAAATGGGGAAGCTTGCCGCAAATATGGTCATAGATATGATCCAAAAAGGTACCCTTCCAGAGCAGCGTTGGGTAGATACAGGTTTTATGATAAGGAAATCTACCGCTGTATGTGGAGGTTTTCAATGA
- a CDS encoding response regulator transcription factor yields MDASSENVNVIYVVEDHDLIREGVKQYLELSGYKVQGFSTLAAAKEAFARFVPALLIQDVMLPDGDGFSFVKQIKAQYDCPVIFMTARTEESDRIMGFELGADDYISKPFSPKELVLRVQAVIRRFNHTKAKSADDGLLYSGDHIMMFDTKEHRLTVDGVDVIFTAAEWRILGYLVKNSHHLVTRAQILEQCFDYNFDSYERIVDTHIKNIRSKLGEAQWIETVRGYGYRFIGYRKESVVE; encoded by the coding sequence ATGGATGCATCCTCTGAAAACGTGAACGTAATCTATGTGGTTGAAGACCATGATTTGATCCGCGAAGGGGTTAAGCAATATCTGGAGCTTTCCGGCTATAAAGTCCAGGGTTTTTCAACCTTGGCTGCTGCAAAGGAAGCTTTTGCCCGTTTTGTGCCAGCGCTTCTGATCCAGGATGTCATGCTTCCTGACGGAGATGGTTTTTCTTTTGTCAAACAGATCAAGGCCCAGTATGACTGCCCTGTCATCTTTATGACCGCACGCACCGAGGAAAGCGATAGGATCATGGGATTCGAGCTTGGTGCTGATGACTATATTTCAAAGCCTTTTTCGCCCAAGGAATTGGTTTTGCGCGTCCAAGCTGTGATTAGGAGATTCAATCATACCAAGGCGAAGAGTGCTGACGATGGACTGCTTTACAGTGGCGACCATATCATGATGTTCGACACCAAGGAGCACCGGCTTACCGTAGATGGCGTAGATGTGATCTTTACTGCCGCAGAATGGCGTATCCTTGGCTACCTGGTGAAGAATTCCCATCATTTGGTTACCCGTGCCCAGATTCTCGAGCAGTGTTTCGATTACAATTTTGATTCCTATGAACGCATCGTCGATACCCATATCAAGAATATCCGCTCCAAACTGGGCGAGGCCCAATGGATCGAGACAGTCAGGGGCTACGGGTATCGGTTCATCGGGTATCGCAAAGAAAGTGTGGTGGAATGA
- a CDS encoding GNAT family N-acetyltransferase, with translation MDIQVERVPLKDKPILDNLLSMYCYEWSQYDKSDVNSQGSYGYRIGEYWENEKFHPFVIKVDGVLAGFVLVNNEFDIHTDYDYAMAEFFIMYKYRHLGIGRYVAHMIFDRFPGKWELKRHPHNLASVLFWDKIVAAYTQGNFEIIRSCPNVLYHDGTCADILSFEN, from the coding sequence ATGGATATACAAGTTGAAAGAGTTCCATTAAAAGACAAACCAATTCTGGATAATTTGCTATCCATGTATTGCTATGAATGGTCCCAGTATGACAAGTCCGACGTTAATTCCCAGGGCTCCTATGGGTACAGGATTGGTGAATATTGGGAAAATGAAAAGTTCCATCCTTTTGTTATAAAAGTCGACGGTGTACTTGCAGGGTTCGTATTGGTAAATAATGAATTCGATATCCATACAGACTACGACTATGCAATGGCAGAGTTCTTCATCATGTACAAATACCGCCATTTAGGAATAGGCCGATATGTAGCACATATGATATTTGATAGATTCCCTGGTAAGTGGGAATTGAAAAGGCATCCCCATAATCTTGCCTCGGTACTGTTCTGGGATAAAATCGTTGCAGCATACACACAAGGTAATTTCGAGATCATCAGGTCCTGTCCCAACGTACTGTACCATGACGGGACGTGTGCCGACATCCTCTCCTTTGAGAATTGA
- a CDS encoding NusG domain II-containing protein, producing the protein MKKRHPTLIVDLSIFLLCIAILILLFANQQSKGGGYLQVESPGGTYRYSLATDTHFHVSGPLGETEIEIAGGKARIVDSPCPTKSCTRQLPISTGNGWVACLPNQILLTIVSSPDQSAEVDDVAN; encoded by the coding sequence GTGAAAAAGAGACACCCCACCCTTATCGTGGATTTAAGCATATTCTTGCTCTGCATTGCCATTCTCATTCTGCTTTTTGCAAACCAACAGAGCAAAGGAGGCGGGTACCTGCAGGTCGAAAGCCCAGGCGGAACCTACCGGTATAGCCTGGCCACAGACACACATTTCCATGTATCAGGCCCGCTCGGGGAGACCGAAATCGAGATCGCAGGGGGGAAAGCCCGGATCGTAGACTCACCCTGTCCCACTAAAAGCTGCACCCGCCAACTTCCCATCTCAACGGGAAACGGTTGGGTCGCCTGCCTGCCCAACCAGATACTCTTGACCATCGTCTCTTCCCCAGACCAAAGTGCGGAGGTTGATGATGTCGCGAATTGA
- a CDS encoding sensor histidine kinase — protein MRKQFFRLFFGFVAVVAVFLAIQIAVFFFNGERQRKEWTDTVFQEYLETFSSRLEAEMPESGWSIANIIRVLVSSADDRVSGLYLRNPDGSVAVAFGKTRRGDDLPQNSIGFKVPAEVMFHDGSSYFGNLSPASKMVDKDGFTSVKQQSEVYSLKIINLDGVVSTMKTKQKSEKSETILLPPEVRASDIAGSFNVIYNNETICNVDVLTFTPFTYKSTSRLLFGLMGPFLWSIPLAVLISLMMAASLSRKGEQYTKGIQSALGRLSSGENGVSLPDTKIDEQLVINESIRQLDDTLLRNKESRQVWLRGISHDLNTPVTSMKLALDGIVDGVFPLNEETIAMIKKENDELSERIASVVLYANLQSPDAKAIVRSFDSQEFVESVLDQFSPQQNNLVTVKYGNPALQGDEALLQKATQALLSNAIQSGAKAIVWEIRENSMIISNDGVLREGVDFFEPWTRGDVGRSTGGSGLGLPIVNQIMRLHGGKATIEQKGKTVVVTLKW, from the coding sequence ATGAGAAAACAATTCTTCAGGCTGTTTTTCGGTTTTGTTGCTGTAGTCGCAGTATTTCTGGCAATCCAGATTGCTGTGTTTTTTTTCAATGGGGAAAGGCAGCGCAAGGAATGGACCGACACCGTATTCCAGGAGTATCTCGAAACGTTTTCCAGCCGGTTGGAAGCGGAAATGCCTGAAAGTGGATGGTCTATCGCCAATATCATAAGGGTCCTGGTCAGTTCTGCCGATGACCGGGTTAGCGGCCTATATTTGCGGAATCCCGATGGTTCTGTGGCCGTTGCTTTCGGAAAGACCCGGCGAGGGGATGACCTGCCTCAGAATTCCATCGGTTTCAAAGTTCCTGCTGAGGTCATGTTCCATGATGGTTCGAGTTATTTCGGGAACCTGTCCCCTGCTAGCAAAATGGTAGACAAGGATGGTTTCACCTCGGTGAAGCAGCAGTCCGAGGTCTATTCGTTGAAGATTATCAATCTCGACGGTGTTGTCTCGACTATGAAAACCAAGCAGAAGAGTGAGAAGTCGGAAACTATCCTGTTGCCTCCCGAGGTACGGGCCAGTGATATTGCCGGTAGCTTCAATGTTATCTACAACAATGAGACAATCTGCAATGTTGATGTTTTGACCTTCACTCCTTTCACCTATAAAAGTACGAGCAGGTTGCTTTTTGGCCTGATGGGACCTTTTTTATGGTCGATACCGTTGGCTGTGCTTATTTCGCTCATGATGGCAGCTTCGCTTTCCCGAAAAGGTGAACAGTACACCAAGGGGATCCAGTCTGCCTTGGGTAGGCTCAGTAGCGGGGAGAACGGAGTTTCTCTCCCTGATACAAAGATTGACGAGCAATTGGTTATAAACGAATCGATCAGGCAGCTGGACGATACGCTATTGAGAAACAAGGAAAGCCGGCAGGTTTGGCTGAGAGGGATCAGCCATGATCTCAATACGCCGGTTACTTCGATGAAGCTGGCCCTCGATGGTATTGTAGACGGGGTGTTTCCCCTCAATGAAGAGACTATTGCGATGATCAAGAAGGAAAACGATGAGCTTTCGGAACGGATTGCCTCAGTGGTGCTCTATGCAAATCTGCAGAGTCCCGATGCAAAGGCCATAGTCAGGAGTTTCGACTCGCAGGAGTTTGTAGAGAGCGTGTTGGATCAATTTTCTCCACAACAGAACAATCTTGTCACGGTAAAGTATGGCAATCCGGCTCTTCAGGGTGATGAAGCGCTTTTGCAGAAGGCAACGCAAGCCCTGCTGTCCAATGCCATTCAGTCAGGGGCGAAGGCTATTGTGTGGGAAATCAGGGAAAACTCTATGATCATCTCCAACGACGGGGTTCTCCGTGAAGGGGTCGATTTCTTTGAACCCTGGACGAGGGGCGATGTAGGACGCAGCACTGGTGGAAGCGGCCTTGGATTGCCTATTGTCAATCAAATCATGAGGCTCCACGGTGGCAAAGCCACCATTGAGCAGAAGGGAAAAACAGTTGTTGTTACCCTGAAATGGTAA
- a CDS encoding Gx transporter family protein, whose product MSRIERKIAFVAATTLLCATLEYLIPKPLPFLKLGLANLPLLICLEFFTFKQFFILLLLKSIGQGFVSGTLFSYLFLISLAGTLSSGIIMKALKSLFKDRISLVGCSLAGAMASNFAQLQVASVVAYGKAIWVAAPLMLSIGLASSFVLGLLAQIYQQRGTIPALLQTDTLELSLPLMQEREHNASVAIASLLCILAILLVDQFPALALITLLMYVLQFIAHRRILVIPPLMLLFSMVLLSLFEPNGKVLLSIGSVALTDGALNLALVKALRLVCLLSASQCISASNPNLKGRLLAYIPLTLGYFNLLSSSFKSGGGSLIERVDRALIATASGEHTVTVRGKKAARTISKPLFSLVSFCVCSVAILSKFLF is encoded by the coding sequence ATGTCGCGAATTGAACGAAAAATTGCTTTTGTCGCAGCTACCACCCTCCTGTGTGCAACCTTGGAATACCTTATTCCAAAACCCCTGCCGTTTCTCAAGCTCGGGCTGGCGAACTTGCCGTTGCTCATCTGCCTGGAGTTTTTTACCTTCAAGCAATTCTTCATCCTATTGCTACTCAAATCTATCGGGCAGGGGTTTGTGAGCGGGACATTGTTTTCGTACCTCTTTCTCATATCACTTGCCGGCACGCTATCCAGCGGTATCATCATGAAGGCTTTGAAAAGCCTGTTCAAAGACCGAATCTCCCTTGTAGGCTGCAGCCTGGCAGGGGCAATGGCCAGCAATTTCGCCCAGTTGCAAGTCGCCTCCGTCGTTGCCTATGGGAAAGCTATCTGGGTGGCTGCCCCCCTGATGCTCTCAATCGGTCTTGCAAGCAGTTTTGTCCTCGGCCTTCTGGCTCAAATCTATCAACAAAGGGGAACGATACCCGCTCTGTTGCAAACAGATACGCTCGAACTCTCGCTCCCGCTTATGCAGGAACGGGAACACAATGCATCGGTAGCGATTGCTTCCCTACTGTGCATATTGGCAATCTTGCTGGTTGACCAATTCCCGGCCCTTGCCCTCATTACCCTGCTTATGTATGTCCTGCAATTTATCGCCCACCGCAGGATACTGGTCATCCCCCCGTTGATGCTGCTGTTTTCCATGGTCCTGCTCAGCCTGTTTGAACCCAACGGCAAAGTCCTGCTGTCCATCGGATCGGTTGCCCTCACCGATGGTGCGCTCAACCTTGCCCTGGTCAAGGCCCTGCGCTTGGTATGCCTGCTCAGTGCAAGCCAATGTATCAGCGCAAGCAACCCGAATCTCAAGGGCAGGCTGCTTGCCTATATTCCTTTGACCTTAGGGTATTTCAACCTTCTCTCCTCCTCGTTTAAAAGCGGAGGAGGCTCGCTTATCGAACGAGTCGATAGAGCCCTTATAGCTACTGCAAGTGGGGAACATACCGTTACGGTACGCGGGAAAAAAGCAGCAAGGACCATTTCGAAGCCACTTTTCTCCCTTGTTTCTTTTTGCGTATGTTCTGTAGCAATTCTCAGTAAATTCTTGTTTTAA
- the yfcE gene encoding phosphodiesterase produces the protein MIYLIASDIHGSAYFTHKLIDAYMKNDASRLILLGDILYHGPRNDLPLEYNPKKTYALLNMYRDSILCVRGNCDAEVDQMVLEFPLMADYATLFLEELGGRMIYLTHGHHFNADNLPPMQKGDILINGHTHLPVAKEENGFVFLNPGSISIPKGGWPNSYILYKDRTFTVLDFEDNVLMSLTISG, from the coding sequence ATGATATACCTTATAGCCTCTGACATCCATGGAAGTGCATATTTTACGCATAAACTCATCGATGCCTACATGAAAAATGATGCTTCCCGTTTAATCCTCCTTGGTGATATTCTTTACCACGGCCCAAGAAATGACCTACCCCTCGAGTATAACCCCAAAAAAACATATGCGCTACTAAATATGTACAGAGATTCTATTCTTTGTGTGAGAGGCAATTGCGATGCAGAAGTAGACCAGATGGTATTGGAGTTTCCCCTCATGGCAGACTACGCTACCCTTTTTCTGGAGGAATTGGGAGGAAGGATGATCTATCTTACCCATGGTCATCATTTCAATGCGGATAACCTCCCCCCTATGCAAAAAGGAGACATCCTCATAAATGGACACACACACCTACCTGTGGCAAAGGAAGAGAATGGATTTGTTTTTTTGAACCCAGGTTCAATATCGATCCCCAAGGGGGGATGGCCAAACAGTTATATATTATATAAGGATAGAACCTTTACGGTCCTTGACTTCGAAGACAATGTACTCATGAGCCTTACCATTTCAGGGTAA
- a CDS encoding Gfo/Idh/MocA family protein has product MKLVIVGCGGMGSYQAKKFIESGTEIVGAVDHNSAHRKAFCERYGITHSSDSFENLSAFVGLADAISCATSDISHKDCCLEGLDHGFALFCEKPLGYNKDHVNAIGDAAGKARVPAMINFSKRNIGAMHALRNVVLSKALGDILLVEIHYLQSWVLTSAWGDWRTTPRWMWRLQPSVSRGGCLADLGSHLIDLLHFVFNQVSFQESRRLVTLKDLVDTKTISLEPSLFDTFFLESSPDLPPALVDYEGTLLVGDAIPCKLHCSQVASGFDDALSLVVHGSLATVRFDSTLSRNTVTVVYTDGREETLAGPAVLSTYELFTRWVDTGISAHPDLADGIFAQNVLEDMLQCQ; this is encoded by the coding sequence ATGAAACTGGTCATAGTCGGATGTGGCGGCATGGGCTCCTACCAGGCCAAGAAGTTTATCGAGTCAGGTACAGAAATAGTTGGGGCGGTCGACCATAACAGTGCACACAGGAAAGCCTTCTGTGAACGATATGGAATTACACACTCCTCTGATTCTTTTGAGAATCTCTCTGCCTTTGTCGGGCTGGCAGATGCCATTTCCTGTGCCACTTCCGATATCAGCCACAAAGATTGTTGCCTGGAAGGACTTGATCATGGGTTTGCACTCTTTTGCGAGAAGCCACTTGGCTATAACAAAGACCACGTAAACGCCATAGGAGACGCTGCAGGCAAAGCAAGGGTTCCTGCTATGATAAACTTCTCTAAACGCAATATAGGGGCAATGCATGCTCTTAGAAACGTTGTTTTATCTAAGGCTTTGGGTGATATCTTGCTTGTTGAGATACATTACCTGCAAAGCTGGGTGCTTACCTCCGCTTGGGGGGATTGGAGAACCACTCCGCGTTGGATGTGGCGCCTCCAGCCTTCCGTAAGCCGGGGAGGTTGCCTTGCAGACCTTGGCAGTCATTTGATCGATCTGCTCCATTTTGTCTTCAACCAAGTTAGCTTTCAGGAAAGCCGACGCTTGGTGACTCTCAAAGACCTCGTTGATACAAAAACCATCTCCCTTGAACCAAGCCTCTTCGACACCTTCTTTTTGGAATCCTCCCCCGACCTTCCTCCCGCTCTGGTCGACTATGAGGGAACCTTGCTTGTAGGAGATGCCATTCCCTGTAAGCTGCATTGTTCCCAGGTAGCTTCAGGGTTTGACGATGCGCTCTCTTTGGTTGTCCACGGTTCGTTGGCTACTGTTCGTTTTGATTCAACCTTATCCCGCAATACGGTCACTGTGGTGTATACTGACGGACGTGAAGAAACGCTCGCAGGACCTGCTGTTCTCTCGACCTACGAGCTGTTTACCCGTTGGGTAGATACAGGGATTTCGGCCCATCCTGACCTTGCTGACGGGATATTCGCCCAAAACGTCTTGGAGGACATGCTGCAATGCCAATAA
- a CDS encoding iron chaperone encodes MHSDATTVDEYLASQLPVQKEVLSSVREFILAHIPSGIEENIRWGMITYEVPIKRNPSTYNRQPLMYAALSAQKHHCSLYLTAAYLSEENTKLIVEGFAKAGKKLNMGKSCIRFKTVEDLALDVIASILISYTVDSFLEASKKAHILR; translated from the coding sequence ATGCATTCAGATGCAACTACAGTCGATGAGTACCTGGCTTCTCAGCTTCCTGTCCAGAAGGAAGTCCTATCCTCTGTCAGGGAGTTTATTCTCGCCCACATACCTTCTGGAATCGAAGAGAACATAAGATGGGGGATGATAACCTATGAAGTCCCTATCAAGCGCAACCCTTCAACCTATAACAGGCAACCACTCATGTATGCGGCCCTGTCAGCCCAGAAGCATCATTGTTCGCTGTATCTTACCGCTGCCTATCTCAGTGAGGAAAATACCAAATTGATTGTCGAGGGTTTTGCCAAGGCTGGAAAGAAACTCAACATGGGAAAATCCTGTATACGGTTCAAGACAGTTGAAGATCTGGCATTGGATGTAATAGCTTCAATTCTCATTTCATATACAGTAGATTCATTTTTGGAAGCATCCAAGAAAGCCCATATTCTTCGCTGA
- a CDS encoding response regulator transcription factor, whose translation MKLIYIVDANASDREGMKQYLELSGYEVQAFEELHGVQLAIARQVPDLLLLDVNLPDGDGFSYIKKLKQNYVFPVIFVSGRIAESDRILGFELGADDYICKPFSSKELVLRVHALFRRIDVSVSAFRSGSTWVMGNSIMQLDEVSHLFSIDGKQVPLTAAEWRIMSYLVSNSGILITRSQILEHCFDYSFESYDRIVDTHVKNMRAKMGPLGSQWIETVRGYGYRFAGHSTASHAVVASEDKE comes from the coding sequence ATGAAACTGATATATATCGTAGATGCTAATGCCAGTGACCGAGAGGGAATGAAACAGTACTTGGAATTGTCGGGGTACGAGGTTCAGGCCTTTGAGGAGCTGCATGGGGTCCAGTTGGCAATTGCCAGGCAAGTGCCCGATTTGTTGTTGTTGGATGTAAACCTTCCCGATGGCGATGGTTTTTCCTATATCAAGAAGTTGAAGCAGAATTATGTATTCCCGGTCATTTTTGTCTCAGGAAGGATTGCCGAGAGCGACCGGATCCTGGGCTTTGAGCTTGGAGCCGACGACTATATCTGTAAGCCTTTCTCCTCCAAGGAACTGGTGCTGAGGGTCCATGCGTTGTTCAGGCGTATCGATGTGAGCGTTTCTGCTTTCCGCAGCGGTTCGACCTGGGTAATGGGGAATTCCATAATGCAGCTCGACGAGGTTTCCCATCTATTCTCCATCGATGGCAAACAGGTTCCCCTCACCGCTGCTGAATGGCGGATCATGAGTTATCTGGTGAGCAATAGCGGGATTCTCATCACCCGCTCCCAGATTTTGGAGCATTGTTTTGATTATAGCTTTGAATCGTATGACCGAATCGTAGACACCCACGTGAAGAATATGCGGGCAAAAATGGGGCCGCTTGGATCCCAGTGGATTGAGACGGTCAGAGGATACGGATATCGTTTTGCCGGCCATAGCACAGCTTCCCATGCTGTAGTAGCCTCTGAAGACAAGGAATAG